GGAGTGCCTGCCTCGCGGGAGACGCTCCTGCAGTTACGGCGTGCGGTGGGCATGGTGTTTCAGCAATTCCATCTGTTTCCGCATATGAACGCGTTAGAAAACGTCATGGCGGGGCCGGTTCATGTCCTGGGTCACAAACGGGATCAAGCCGAGGCGGTGGCCTGCTGCTGGCTAGAACGCGTCGGTTTGAAGGACAAACTCCGGGCTTATCCCGCCCAGTTATCCGGCGGGCAGCAGCAACGGGTGGCCATCGCTCGCGCTCTGGCGGTCCAACCCCAGGCTTTGCTCTTTGACGAACCGACCAGCGCCTTGGATCCCCGGATGGCCGCCGAAGTCATGCAAGTCATCGACGATCTAGCCGACGATCCCGACCTGCAAGTGGCCATGGTGATCGTCAGTCACGATGTAGCCGCCCTGCGCCGCATCGCCGACCGCATTCACGTTCTGGACAAAGGACGGATCATCTACTCTGGACCGACCGCTGAGGCTTTAGACCCTCACGGTCCCGCGGCTTCCTTTCTCGGCATCACCACCACATGACGGAAATCCCAGGGTCAGCCCTGCAACGTTGTTCGTTGTTCTCCTGTAAGTGATCTTTCTCCCGCCGCTGCGGTTGGTATCCTGATGCTATCCCCTGGCCTTATCCCTCTTCATTTTGGACTTCGGAGAGCAGAGCGTGGAGGAGTAGATAGACAGCCAGGGGCGGAAACGGCTCATGGCGGAGGTTGACGACGAATGACTGCTCCGATGATCGCCGCAACAGAGGAGGCACCTCGAGTGATCCGCGTCGGTCATAGTCCGGATCCCGACGACGCCTTCATGTTCTACGCGCTGGCACAAGACAAAATCCCGACCGGCTCCTTGCGCTTCGTCCATGAGTTGCAGGACATCGAGACACTCAACCGCCGGGCCTTGCAGGGGGAACTGGAAGTCTCCGCCGTGAGCATCCATGCCTATGCCTATCTAGCTGACCGTTACGCCCTGCTCTCCTGCGGCTGTAGTATGGGCGACAAATACGGTCCGATCCTCGTATCCCGCCGCCGTTGGAGTCTGCGCGATCTGCCGAATGCTTCCATCGCTGTACCCGGTACGCTCACCACCGCCTTCCTTGTTCTTCAGTTGCTTTTCGAATCCTTGCACGCACGCTCGCGGCTACGTTATCAGGTGATGCCCTTCGACCAAATTCTCGAAGCCGTGGCTAAAGGACGATGTGACGCCGGCCTGATCATCCACGAGGGACAACTGACCTTCCGTAACTTGGGCCTGAACCTCATCATCGACTTAGGTGTCTGGTGGCAGGAGCGGACCGGCCTGCCTTTGCCCCTCGGTGGCAACGTGGTCCGCAAAGACCTAGGACTGGACCTTATGCGCCAGATCAATCATCTAGTTCAGGAAAGTATCCGTTATGGACTCACCCACCGTGAGGAAGCCCTGGCCTACGCCCTGCACTATGCACGGGATATGGACGTGAGCCTCGCCGATCGCTTCGTGGCCATGTATGTCAACGACTGGACGCTGGACTACGGTCCCCAGGGACGAGCTGCCATCCAACGCCTCCTCGATGAAGCTGCGAAGGCCCGGATTTTCCCTGCACCGCCCCCTGTGGAGTTTGTCACCTGAGGATAACTCCTTCAGTTCATCCAACTATGATCTCTTTGACGACCTTCCAGACGGAACCTGCACCTTGTAGCTATTTGCCCGACCGCCAATGGTCGCTTCTGTACCAAATCGTTCAATCCATGACGCCAGAGGAATACCAAGGGCGACTCGATCGCGGCTGGCGTCGCTTCGGCCACGCCCTATTTCGGCCTCGCTGCCCCCATTGCCAGGCTTGTTTGTCCCTGCGCATTCCCGTGGCCGCCTTCCGGCCCAACCGAAGCCAACGCCGCTGCTGGAAAGCTAACGTCAGCCAAATGACTCGCCATGTCACTACCCATCTCCAACTCTCCTTGGACAAGCTTCTGCTCTACCGCCGGTATCACGACTTTCAACATCGCCACAAACACTGGCCCAACGATGGCCAAATCGACCCGGAAGACTACATGACTTCTTTCCTACGCAATCCTTTTCCCACCGAAGAGTGGTGCTACTACCACCAGCAGAATTTGGTGGGAGTCGGCTACGTCGATCGACTTCCCTCCGGCCTTTCCGCCATCTACTTCTTCTACGATCCCGCTTACCGCTCTCATTCCCTAGGCACTTTCCACATTCTCTCTCTCATTGCCGAGGCCCAAAAAGTCCAACTCCCCTACGTCTACCTTGGCTACTATGTCGCGGGCTGCCCTTCTCTCGAATACAAGGCCCGCTTCCAACCAAACGAAATCTATGATCCCATGACTCGCACTTGGATCCCTTTCCAGCCTCGCGTTTCAACACTTCGGTAATTCTCACCGGAATGGAAATCAAACACAAATAAGGCTCCGCCCAACTGGCGTTCAGTCCGGACGGGAAGTGACCGGTGGCCGAGGATTTTTCTAAGGACAAGCTGACACACCGGGATACCGATGGCTGAAAGCGGCTGCCGGAGCGGCGGGGGAGCTGAAGCCGGGCGACCGAATCGTAGGCTTAGACCTCCATGAGAGCGTGGCGGTCACAGCGCTGCGACTGACCGGTCGGCAGGAGAAGCACTACAATCTCCGTGTTGCGGACTACCACACCTACTTCGTCGGCGATGCGCATTGAGACTTCAGCGTCTGGGCGCATAATTCGTACAATGCTCCAAACGGTGGACGCCCCCGCTCACTGCGTCGCAAGAACGGGCTGTGCGATCAATCCATCGTCGCATCGCTGAACATCAGCAAAAACTCGCTGATTATATCAGGAACCCTGACGCATTTGACAATCAAGGGTTGTTGAGGAATGCTCCCACTCCTGAGATTAGGCAGCGTATCATCGATGGACGTATCCGGCATTTACAAAACGAAATTGATGCTTTCCAGAGGCAGATCGACCGGATTCTTGGTGGGGGGTGAGAGAATATGGACATCAGCATCGAAGAACTTCGAGCAGCAGCAAATCTGTTGCTTGACTATCTGGTTCGGGAAGGTTACCAACAAGTTTCCTTGTCACATGACTACTATTGGAGCGTGCCTAAAGAGGCGGCATTCGACCCGTACCAACAGCCAACTTCACTTACCCTCGGGCAGCTTACGGAGGACATGAATGAGTTACGGCGTTTGTTGAGGGGAGATACGGAACCTCTAGCATATGGCCTAGTTTGGCTTGCTGCAGTACTGCGTGCTGTTGGTGAAGAAGTTGTAGCCTAAGTGTCAGCTGCGAAAGTACCTCATCTCTACAGCTCACACCCCAGTTCTTCAGCCGTCGGACTCGCAATCAAGCACACAGCTCGGGGCAACTACCCGCCCGGTGTGAGCCGGCTGGAGGCCAAGCCGTAACGATGGAGCAGATGCAAGAGGTAAGGGCTGGGCAGCGGCGAGGGATCTGCAAGCCGGCGATCGGTTGCGTTCGCATGATGGGCAGTGGCTGGCGGTTGCGGGGGTGCGTAACACCGGCCGGGAGGAGGTGGTCTACAACTGCCGCGTCGCGGAGTTCCACACCTACTTCGTCGGCGATGCGGCATGGGGCTTCAGCGTCTGGGCGCATAATGCGTGCACCATTGAGCAGGCCAGGGCTGCCGCTGCAAGACACGGAGGTGTGGAGATCGGAGAAGGCCGATTTCTTTTCCCAACGCGAAGAGCCGCACGTCAAGCTGCATCGGAAATCGCCGGCGATCTAGGCCCACGAGCACAGCGGATCTCTCAACAGGAGTTCCATGGATTGCCCAGGCGGTTAAGTAACTCAAACCGGACAATTGGAAGGTGGTCTGCCGATGGAAGCCGAGGTTGGAGAGACGACTAGTTCGGCCATCCATTTGATCCGCGGCCCCATGTGAATGTTTGGGACTATAGCACTAATGTCGAATTCCATTTGTTCTACGAGCATGGCGGCTGGCCGGGACTTGTTAGCTATTATTGGAGATAGTTTCGCTGCCGTCCGCATGGTCGCGCGGTGGAGAAAACCATGCACAATCCTATCAATATTCAGACCGATGGTACCTTGGTCATCAAGGAAGTTTCCGACCATTTCTTCGGGGTTTTACTTCCGGTATGTACGGCCTCCATTCTAACGAAGATACTCGACCCGAGCGTGCCCTGGATTACGCTGGTCGGGTTTCGATCTCCCGAAGCTTGTCGCTGGATTGAACGGCACCTGCCGCCGTTGTTTGACCCAAGCCGTCGAGTAGAGTCCGTGACCGTCAAGTACCTAGAGATGGACGTGAGTCTACCCACAGCCGAGTTCCTTCATCTCTTGCATTTGTTCCTAGATCAAGGTGTGGACTTGGTGCAAGCAGACAGACCGTTACCTCCTAGTTTGTTCCTTGACGCACTTAAGCCAAAGTCTAAGGCCCGTGTCTATCGTGAGGTTGGTATTGTTCTGCGGTTCTATTTGCCGCACCCTCATGAGCATGCTTTGGTAACGTCGCCTTCGAGGGAAATTC
This portion of the Thermogemmata fonticola genome encodes:
- a CDS encoding amino acid ABC transporter ATP-binding protein; protein product: MSIIQVQQLVKYHGKQRILDGISVTFTKGEVAGIVGPSGSGKSTLLRCINGLEVFQEGEVCVQSTWKLCGGVPASRETLLQLRRAVGMVFQQFHLFPHMNALENVMAGPVHVLGHKRDQAEAVACCWLERVGLKDKLRAYPAQLSGGQQQRVAIARALAVQPQALLFDEPTSALDPRMAAEVMQVIDDLADDPDLQVAMVIVSHDVAALRRIADRIHVLDKGRIIYSGPTAEALDPHGPAASFLGITTT
- a CDS encoding menaquinone biosynthesis family protein, with the protein product MTAPMIAATEEAPRVIRVGHSPDPDDAFMFYALAQDKIPTGSLRFVHELQDIETLNRRALQGELEVSAVSIHAYAYLADRYALLSCGCSMGDKYGPILVSRRRWSLRDLPNASIAVPGTLTTAFLVLQLLFESLHARSRLRYQVMPFDQILEAVAKGRCDAGLIIHEGQLTFRNLGLNLIIDLGVWWQERTGLPLPLGGNVVRKDLGLDLMRQINHLVQESIRYGLTHREEALAYALHYARDMDVSLADRFVAMYVNDWTLDYGPQGRAAIQRLLDEAAKARIFPAPPPVEFVT
- a CDS encoding arginyltransferase, with product MISLTTFQTEPAPCSYLPDRQWSLLYQIVQSMTPEEYQGRLDRGWRRFGHALFRPRCPHCQACLSLRIPVAAFRPNRSQRRCWKANVSQMTRHVTTHLQLSLDKLLLYRRYHDFQHRHKHWPNDGQIDPEDYMTSFLRNPFPTEEWCYYHQQNLVGVGYVDRLPSGLSAIYFFYDPAYRSHSLGTFHILSLIAEAQKVQLPYVYLGYYVAGCPSLEYKARFQPNEIYDPMTRTWIPFQPRVSTLR
- a CDS encoding HINT domain-containing protein, with amino-acid sequence MKPGDRIVGLDLHESVAVTALRLTGRQEKHYNLRVADYHTYFVGDAH